The DNA sequence ACTTATCTACTTTACAGCAACAAGCAAAGATGGTAATGTAATTTTAGAATGGAAAGCTCTATCCGAAACAAATCTTGATTATTATTTAGTTGAAAGAGCAAATTCATCTGGTAATTTTATACCATTGGCAAGAGTTGAACCTCGTGCAGATAAAACATATGAATTTATTGATCAAACAGCATTTAAATCTGCAGATGCAGTTTATACTTATCAATTGAAGATTGTTGATAAAGATGGTTCTGTTTCTTACTCTTCTAAAGTTTCTGTTGCTCATAGTGTTTCGAGTGTGAAAAGGACATGGGGAAGTATAAAAGCTTTATTCCGCTAATAAAATTTAATACATTCCATAACCATCCCAAGCATCTAAATCATGATTAAAACTGAATTACCTATTTATTTAGCTTCGAAATCTCCTCGAAGAAAAAAATTACTACAACAACTTGGTTTAGATTTCCAGACAATTACTATTGACCTGGAAGAAGAATTATTAGATGGCGAACATCCAGTTGCAACTGTAAAACGACTTGCATCTCATAAATTTGAAGAAGCTTCAAAAAGAGTTAACAAAGGAATTATTATTACTGCCGATACAATTGTAGTTCTAAATAAAAAAATTATTGGTAAACCAGTAGATGAAAAAGATGCATTCAAAATTCTTAAAATGCTAAGCGGCAAAACACATTTAGTTTATACAGGTTTTGTTGTAGGAAATATTTCTAATAATAAAAAAATAATCGATTATGAAAAAACTGAAGTAACGTTTAGAAAAATTTCTGATGATGAAATACTTGAATACATATCAGGTGGAAGTCCGATGGATAAAGCTGGTGCTTATGGGATACAGGATGATTATGGTGCAGTATTCGTAAAAAAAATTAATGGCTGTTATTATAATGTAGTTGGATTACCTGTTGCTAAAATTTATAAAGCATTGAAAGATGTTTTATAATCCCCATTTAATTATTAAGTTTTCATTTGAATTTATTCTGGTTAATTTTGATAAACATATTTATTATAGAACATTAGCAAAAAATCAGGAGCATTCATGGCTAAATACAAAAAAATAATTGTTCCTTCTGAAGGAGAAAAAATTACAATTAAAGATGGAAAACTTTCGGTGCCAGATAATCCAATCATACCTTTTATTGAAGGTGATGGAACAGGCCCAGATATATGGTTTGCATCAAAAATGGTTTTTGATGCAGCAGTTGAAAAAGCTTATGAAGGTAAAAAGAAAATTGTCTGGATGGAAATTTATGCAGGCGAAAAGGCTGTAAAAACTTATGGTAAAAATCAATGGCTACCAAAAGAAACACTCGAAGCAATTAAAGAATTTATTGTGGCTATTAAAGGTCCATTAACAACTCCAGTAGGCGGTGGTATAAGAAGTCTTAATGTTACACTTAGACAGGAACTTGATTTATTTGCTTGCGTTAGACCTGTGAAATATTATTCTGGTACACCAAGTCCAGTTAAAAGACCAAAAGATTTAGATGTTGTAATCTTCCGTGAAAATACAGAAGATGTTTATGCTGGCATTGAATTTAAAGCAAAATCAAAAGAAGCAGTTGCACTTATTAATTACATCAATAAAAAATTTGATAAAAATATTCGACCTGAATCTGGAATTGGAATTAAACCTATGAGTCAATTTGGCACAGAAAGATTGGTGAAAAAAGCTATTGAATATGCAATTGAAAACAAAAGAAAAAGTGTAACGCTTGTTCATAAAGGAAATATAATGAAATATACTGAAGGTTCATTCAAAGAATGGGGATATGAAACAGCAAAAAAATATTTTGGAGATATTATAATAACAGAAGAAGAATTAATGAAATCATATAATGGTCAACTTCCAGCTGGAAAAGTTTTAATAAAAGATAGAATTGCTGATAGTATGTTTCAACAAGTATTGTTGAGACCGAATGAATATGATGTAATTGCTACTCCAAATCTTAATGGCGATTATTTGTCTGATGCATGTGCAGCTCAGGTTGGTGGATTAGGAATTGCTCCAGGTGCAAATATGAGTTACTACCATGCAGTTTTCGAAGCAACACATGGTACTGCTCCTAAATATGCTGGACTCGATAAAGTTAATCCAGGTTCTGTTATTCTCTCTGGTGTAATGATGTTAAATTATTTAGGCTGGAAAAAAGCAGCTCGTTTAATAGAAAAAGCTTTGAGTAAAACTATTAAAGCAAAAACTGTAACATACGATTTTGCTCGTTTAATGAAAGGAGCAAAAGAGCTTAGTTGTTCTGATTTTGCAAGAGAAATTGTAAAAAATATGGAATAAAATTTAAGAGCAAGAGCAAATAATTTAGTTTAATAAAATTTTGCTCTTGCTCTAAATTATAAAAAATACTTTTCCTGCTTTTTTCTATTCTTCGTTACATTTCTTGTTACTTTAATTCTCATAAATGATTATTTGTTATTAGTTTTAATAAAATCATATAAAATCATTATTAATTTAGTTTAATTTTCTATTCAAATAATGGTATAGATTTTGTTTATGAAACTGGCTTTTTTCTAATTTTGTTATCAATAAAAAGGATTTTTTTCATATGGCAGAAGAAAAATTAAAATTAGAAGACCTTCTTGGAAGCGTTCAAAGAACTGAAGATTACGATAGAATTGATTTTGTAGCCATTGTAGGTGGCGGAATAATGGGCCAGGGAATTGCACAAACAATTTCTGCAGCCGGGATTGATGTTGTGATAATCGAAAAAGATGAAGATAGAATTGAAAAGTCAAAAGAAAATTTGAAAGCTTCTATGGAAAGAGAAATAGCCAGATGGGCTATGACTCAAAGTGAAATGAAATCTATTCTATCAAGAATTAAGTGGACTCTGGATAGAAACGATATCCCTGAATGTGATTTAGTAATCGAAGCTGTTGATGAAAATTATGAATTGAAAAGAAAGATTTTCAAAGAACTGGATGAAATAGCCAAGCCTCAAACAATTTTTATATCGAATACTTCTACACTCAGCTTAACAAAAATTGCAGAAGTTACAAACCGAAGAGATAAAATAATTGGAATGCACTTCTTAAACCCTGTTCCTAAAGTTCCACTTGTTGAATTAGTTCGTGCTCTTGAAACTTCTGACAAGACTGTAGAAATTATTAAAAAATTTGCTGCTCGAATTGGTAAAACTCCAGTTGAAGTTTATGAATATCCTGGATTTGTTACTACAAGAGCAATAGTTCCTCTTTTAAACGAAGCAATGCATATTTTGCTTGAAGGAATTGCATCTGCTAAAGATATCGATACAGCAATGAAATTAGGTTATAATTTCCCGATGGGACCACTTGAAATGGCTGATACTATGGGTCTGGATGAAGTACTTGCATGGATGGAAACTCTCTGGCATAGTCTCGGTGAACCTCGCTATAGACCGTGTCCGATTCTTCGTAAATTAGTTCGTGAAAGAAAATTGGGCAAAAAAACAGGCGAAGGATTTTTTAAATATGATTCAGAAGGTAAAATAATTTCTTAAACTATGAGGATATTATGAAAGTTTTAGTTCTTAATTGTGGTAGCTCATCTATAAAATATCAATTCATAGATACTACTACACAAATTGCACTTGCAAAAGGAATGGTCGAAAGAATTGGTATGTCGAGTGCAGTCTTAACTCACACACCATATGGTAAAGAAAAAATTAGAATTGTTGGTGAAATATTAGACCACTCTATTGCTATTGAATATGTTATTGCAGTTTTACTGAGTCCAAATCATGGCGTAATTAAAGATAAAAAGGAAATTGATGCTGTAGGACATCGTGTTGTTCATGGAGGAGAAACTTTCTCTGGTTCTGTACTGATAACCGACGAAGTTATGAATGCAATTAAAGAAAATATTGAACTGGCACCACTTCATAATCCACCAAATATTAAAGGAATTTTAGCAGCAAAAGAACATTTACCAAATACACCACAGGTAGGAGTCTTTGATACTGCTTTCCATATTAAAATGCCTCCACGTGCTTATTTATATGGTATCCCATATGAACTTTATAGAAAATATAAAATTCGTAAATATGGATTTCATGGTACATCTCATCGCTATGTATCTGAACGTGCTGCAAAATTAGTTGGTAAACCAATTGAAGAATTAAAAATTATAACTGCTCATCTTGGAAATGGTTGTTCAATGGCTGCTGTTGAGGGTGGAAAATCAATTGATACTACAATGGGTTTTACTCCACTCGAAGGTTTAATTATGGGGACAAGAAGTGGAGATATGGATCCTTCTGTTATCCTTTATATCATGGCTAAAGAAGGTTTATCTCTTTCAGAAGCTAATACTCTTCTAAATAAACATAGTGGTTTAATCGGAATAAGTGGTGAAAGCAGTGATATGCGAGAAATTGAGAGAGCAATTCAAGAAGGAAATAAAAAAGCTAAAAATGCTTTCGATGTTTTTACTTATAGAATTAAAAAATATATTGGTGCATATGCTGCTGCTATGAATGGTCTCGATGTTTTAGTATTTACTGGTGGAATTGGTGAAAACTCTTTTTTGGTTCGTAAAGAAGTTTGTTCAAATATGGAATATCTTGGAATTAAATTAGATGAATCAAGAAATGAAAATGTTGATGGTGAATGTTTAATCTCAACTGATGATTCAAAAGTAAAAGTATTTAGAATTCCTACTAACGAAGAATTGGTTATTGCACTTGACACAGAAAAAATAGTAAGTGAACAATTCAATTTTTTTAAAGGATAATCTTGAAATTTGTTTGTGTAATTTATTAAGGTCACTAAAATTATGGTGACCTTTTTTGTTTTAAAAATTATTTATTATTAAATCTTCCTTAAATTTGTATTCAAAAATCCTGGAAATCGATTGAAGATACTTGTAGTAAATATTAAATACTTCGGGGATTTAATTATTTCTACTCCTGCCATAAGATCACTTCATAAAAAATATCCTGACTCAGAAATTGTAGTTTTAGTAAGAAAAGGTTTTGAAGATGTTTTCAAAAATAATCCTTATGTGAATAGCATTCTTACTTTTGATCCAGAAATAAAAGGGAATAGAAGCTTAAGAAGTTTAGTAGAAGGTATAAAACTTATTTCAAAAATTAGAAAAGAAAATTTCGATGTATTTATTGCATTGCATCCTGGTGATAGAGTGGCACTTTTAGCCTGGTTATCAAAGGCTAAAATAAGGATAGGACCACATAAGCAAACATTCTCTTTTTTGTTTAATAAGAAAGTAGATGTTTATGAAGATACAATAAGTTACATAGAATATTACAACAAAATTGTTTCTGAATTTAATGTTGAAATAGAATCAAACGAAACAGAATTTTTTATTTCTGAAAATGAAATTAATTGGGCTAATAATTTTCTATCAGAAAATAATTTATTGAATGATAAATTTATTTGTATTCATCCAGGAGCAAGTGAGCCTTCTAAAATCTGGAAGACTGAAAATTTCATTGAACTAATTAACTTATTAATCAATAAAAGCAAATTAAAAATACTTGTCCTTTCTGGTCCAAATGATAAAAAGATTGTGGATAGCATCAATGCTAAATTAATTAATAATTCTGTAAAGTATTTTTATTCGGATAGCATATTAAAAACTGCAGCATTGATAAAAAAATCATTACTCTTGGTTACACACGATACAGGCACTCGTCATTTAGCAGTAGCATTAAAAATTCCAGTACTTGCTCTTTTGCCAGAAGATAATTCTCTTTGCTGGAATTTTTATTCAGAAGATGATGGTCATTTTTCTTTATTCGGAAAAAGAATAAAAAATGAAAACGAAGCTTACCTAAATTACATCAATGTTAATGATGTTTATAAAAAAATTGGAGAAATACTTAAGCTGTGGTAAAGGAGAATATCAAAAATATTTTAATAATAAAATGGGGCGCACTGGGAGATTTGATAGCAAGCACTTCTGCAATTAAAGCTGTGAGAGATAATTTTCCTGATGCACATATAATACTTCTTACAAATAAATTAATGGGTCAAATAATTCCTTCTGGATTTATAGTTGATGAACATATTGTAATTAACACAAATCGAAATAAAGTAACAGATTCTTTCTTCAAACAAATTATTACAATTTTCAAATTAAGAAAAAGAAAAATTGATTTATGTATAAACTTAAGATGGACATCGGAAAGAGCTGCATTGTTTACCTACCTTAGTGGTGCAAAAATAAGAGTGAGCAGTGGACCAGAAAAGTTGATGAATTTTTATACAATCAAACTTGAGCATCCCAGAGGAAGATATCATGAAATTCATAGAAATCTTGATATAGTTAAAGCACTTGGTTGTAAAGTTTATGATGAAAATCCTGTAGTTTTTATTTCCGAAAACGACCAGAAATATGCGGATGATTTTTTTAATAAAAATAATCTGGAAAAATTAAAAACAATTTGTATTCATCCAGGTGCGAGTAAACCAAATAGAGCCTGGTTACCAGATCGTTTTGCAGAAATAGCAAAAAGATTAATAAAAAATTATAATGCGAAAATTTTGTTAACATGGGGAAGTGGAGAAGAAGATTTAGTTAAATATGTTTCTTCTCAAATTGGTGAAGGAGCTATAATATCTCCACGCACAAATACTATTGGTCAACTTGCTGCAATTATAAAAAATTCAGGATTATTTTTTTCAAATTGCACTGGACCAATGAATGTTGCAGTTGCTGTTAAAACTCCAACTGTAGCATTACTTGGCTCGTCACATCCAGTGGATTGGGGTGCTTATGGTGATTTACATATAAATATAAAATCACCTTTAGTATTAGAACATTACTCAGATGAAGATGAACGAAAAGCAATGGAATCTTTATCAGTAGATTATGTCTGGAACTTTGTAGAAAAAAAATATCTCGAAATTATCAATAAAGGGAATTAATGATAGGCGAAATTGCTGCACTAATTACTGCATTACTCTGGTCTGGTACTTCAATAGTTTTTACCGAAGCATCAATTAGAGCTGGTTCTTTTTATGTTAATGTAACAAGATTGATTATTGCTAATATATGTCTTGCATTAACAATATTAATTTTTCAGGTTGAAATAAATATTTCAACTTCACAATTATTTAATCTAATTTTAAGTGGATTTATTGGATTGGTAATTGGTGATACATTTTTATTTAAAGCATTTCAGTATATTGGTGCACGATTGAGCATGCTTATAATGTCACTTGTACCTGGTATGTCGGCTTTACTGGCTTATATTTTTTTAGGAGAAAAAATTTCTGCAATTGGTATTGTAGGTATGTTGATTACAATTTCTGGTATTAGTATGGTTGTTTTAAATCGTAGTGAGAAACCATCATCGAGTTATAAAATTGGTTACTCAGGAATTTTTTATGCTGTTATGGGGGCTTTGGGACAGGCAATAGGATTAATATTTGCAAAAATTGCTTTTAATGAATCTGATATAAATGGATTTGTTGCTGCTTTCATTAGAATTAGTTCATCTGTTCTATTTATATATCCATTATTTATTTTAATTACCAGAATAAAAAATCCATTTTCTGTTTTTAAGAATAATAAAAAAGCTTTTACTTATACATTAATTGGTTCAATTATTGGACCTTTTTTTGGAATTACATTTAGTTTGATTGCAGTAGCTCATACAAAAGTAGGAATTGCATCTACATTAATGTCAACCGTACCAATTATAATGCTTCCTATGGTTAAATTTTATTATAAAGAAAATTTATCTTGGATAGCTATACTTGGGGCATTTCTTGCTGTTGGTGGCATAGTGCTTTTGTTTATGAAATAATCCAAAATATTTTTGAATATTCTATAACTGATTTTATAATTATAAATTTTTTTCTACTATTGAGAATTTTTAATTTTGATATAACAATTAATGAGGATTAACATGAGATTCAGTTTAAACATAGATCATATAGCAACTTTAAGAAATGCTCGTGCAGAAGTTCAACCTGATCCAGTAACTTATGCATTAATGGCAGAACAATATGGTGTAGATGGTATTGTAGTCCATTTACGTGAAGATAGAAGACACATAAACGAACGAGATGTAAGACTATTGAGAGAATTAATAACTACAAAACTTGATCTCGAAATGGCTGCTGTTGAAGAAATAATTCAAATAGCTTGTGATGTACAACCAGAATTAGCAACCATTGTTCCAGAAAAAAGACAGGAACTTACAACTGAAGGTGGTATTAATGTAATTGATAATATCGATCATCTTCGAGAAACAATTGAAAGATTGCACAATGCCGATATTGCTGTTTCATTGTTCATAGAACCAGATATAAATCAAATTGATGCTGCAGCTGAGATTAATGCTGACTTTATTGAAATACACACAGGGCACTATGCCAATGCTATAAGTGAAGAAGATATTTTTGATGAACTTGAAAAAATTAGAATAGCAGCAAAGCATGCAAAAAAATTGGGACTTGGTGTTAATGCAGGTCATGGATTAAACTACATTAATATGAAAGAACTTATTGCTATAAAAGAAATTGATGAAGTAAGTATTGGACATGCCATCATAGCGCGTTCAGTTTTTGTAGGTGTTGAAAGAGCAGTAAAAGAAATGATTGAAATAATACGAAGTGCTAAATAATATATTCTGGATTTAATTTGAACCTGAAAAAAAAGTTAGAATATCATTATAAGTATTTTGATAGAAATAAAATCACTCCAGATCCAGTCGAATTTCTACATCATTATAATAATTATTTTGATATTGAAATCTCTGGTTTAATCTCCTCTGTTTTTGCTTATGGAAATGTTAAGCAAATTAATAAAACACTCACTCATTTACATTCCATAATGAATCATAAACCTTATGAATTTGTAATGAATTTTAATTATAGAACCGACAAAATATTTTTTGACAAAATAGTACATCGATTTTATAAACCTGATGATATTGCAAAATTATTTTTTGCACTTAATAAAATTTATTTATCGTATAATTCACTGAAGTACTTTTTCTTATTATACTACTTTGATGAAGATAAAAATCTTAAAAATGCCATTTCATTTTTTTCCAGAAATATATTAGCAATAATTGAATCCGCAGGAATAAAAAACACAAGCATAAAATTTATGTTTCCAGATCCTCAAAAAGGGAGTGCCTGTAAAAGAATGAATTTATTTTTAAGATGGATGGTAAGAAAAGATGAAATCGATTTTGGTTTATGGTACGAAATTCCAGCATCTAAATTAGTTATACCTGTAGATACTCATGTTGCAAAAATTTGTAAGAACTTAGGATTAACAAAAAGGAAAAATATTTCATGGAATATGGCAGAAGAAATTACTGAGAATTTGAAAAAGTATGATTCAAGTGATCCAGTAAAATATGATTTTGCAATCTGTCATATTGGTATGAGAAAAATGAGTTTTTAAAATAATTATTGCTCATAGAAAACTACATCATTATCTTGCTATTAAAATTTTTTTCATAATATAGTCAGGAGTATTAAATGTCCGAACAAAAAAAATTTGTTCCCTTTGTTTCATCTGAAACAAATATGGCAGAATTTACAGTCCGAGCTTTAGTAATCGGATTAATAATGTCTGTCATTCTGGGTGCAGCAAATGCATATCTGGGATTAAAAGCAGGTATGACAATAGCTGCCACTTATCCTGCTGCAGTTATAGGTATGGCTCTCCTAAAATTAATGAAAGGAACAATACTCGAAGAAAATTTTGCTCGTACAGTTGGTTCAATAGGTGAATCAATAGCTGCTGGAGCAATTTTTACAATACCTGCATTTTATATTGCAGGAATATGGTTGAAATTCGATACCATAAGTAACTATCTGATTTCAACAGCAATAATGTTTGTTGGTGGTGTACTTGGTATTATGTTCGTTGCGTTATTACGTAGAGTTATGGTCGAAGATGTAGAACTGCCTTTTCCTGAATCCGTTGCTGCTTCAGAAATTCATAAAGCAGGAAGAGCTGGTGGAACAGGTGCAAAGTTTTTGTTTACTGCAATGGGAGTTGGTGCTATAATTCAAACTCTTGGACAATTAAAATTTTTTGCTACTACATGGGAAAAATTTGTTAGCTTTTCAAAATCAATTATAAATTTGAAATCTGCTGGATCAGCTACTGCACAGGGTGGAGTTTTATTGAGCTCACCAGGTGTTAGTCCAGCTTATATTGGAGTAGGATATATTATTGGACCAAAACTTGCATCACTAAATTTTAGTGGTGGATTATTAGCATGGGGATTATTTGTTCCAATAATACTTTATTTCTTATCACCTGAATTAATTCAACAATATCAAACAAATAATCAGGGCATGAATCCAACAGAACATGACTGGATTACATGGTCTCAAATGATCTGGAGATATATTGTGCGTCCAATTGCTATTGGTGGTATGCTTGTAAGTGCTGGATACACACTCTTTAGAATGAGAAAAAGTCTTGCTGCTGGACTTCAACGCTCGATAAGTGATGTTAAGAAAGCTGCTGCTGGTGAACATACAACCGAAAGAGTTGATCAGGATTTAAGTTTCAAATGGATTATGATTGGTGTTGGTTTTGCAGCAGTTATGACATTTTTAATCTATAACTATTTTGCTCAGGATTTATTTGCGGCTCTTGTAGCTACACTTGTAATGATAATCGCTGGATTTTTCTTTGCAGCAGTATCTGGTTATCTTGTCGGAATTATTGGTTCAAGTAATAATCCTATTAGCGGATTAACACTTTCAACATTAATAGTTGCTGCACTTCTAATGGTTGCATTGGGAATGACAGGTAAACAGGGCGTTGCAGCGGTTTTGGGCGTAGCTGCAGTGGTTTGTGTTTCGGCTGCCGTAGCAGGTGAAATGTTACAGGATTTAAAAGTTGGACATATATTAGGTGGTACTCCATGGAAAATGCAAGTTGGCGATATTATCGGTGTTGCACTTGCATCTGCAGTTATGTTTATACCTTTAATGATTTTACACCAGGGTGATGTTAATGCTGGTAAAATGGCTGTTCCTCCTTACGAAGGTGGATTTGGTAGTGCTAAACTTGCTGCACCTCAAGCTGGTCTTATGGCTCTTCTCTCTCAAGGTATTGTTAAAGGTGATATGGCTTGGCCATTAATTATTGTTGGTATGGTTATGGGATTTGGTTTTATTTTAATGCAAGTACGTAGCCCTATGCTCGTATCAGTAGGAATGTATCTACCACTCGAAACTACTTTCGCTATTTTTATTGGTGGAATTATTAAAGGTATCGTAGAAAGAATAAGCTTAAAGAAGAAATTTAATGATGCTCAAAAATCAAGAGTTGAAAATACAGGTGTCCTTGTTGCTGTTGGTTTAATTGCAGGCGAAGCATTGATAGGACTGGTATTTGCTGCCTTTGCATTTTTTGAAGTACAATTAATCTCCATTTTTACTTATCCTTCTTTCCTGATTAGCTTGTTAGTATTTGTATTTATTGCATGGTATCTAATTCAAGTACCTGTTAAAAATGCTGGCAAAGCAGACGAACCAGCTCCTCCTCCAGTTTCTATGTAATTTTATAAGGCTGACTGAAAGTATTTACTTTTAGTCAGCCTGTATTAAAACTTTTTGAGGGTAAAAGTTTTAATGAAAAAAATTATACTTCTGGGGCGTTATAATGAATCTGAAATATTATCAGGTCCAGAAAAAATTGCTAAAAGAATTTTTCATTATCTATTACTAAGAAATTTCAATGTAATCTTTTGCGATTTTTATTTTAAAGATAGAAAGAACACAACATTATTAAATCGACTTTTTGGCTTCGAGAAATTAAATGAAAATGTTTTTCGTACAGGCATATTCAAATTATTACTGTTAACTATTTCGAAAGATGTTAAGATAATTCATGTTCTAACTTTAGAACGACATCAGATTATTCTTTTCTTACTTAAGAAATTATTAAGAATACATATTATTACAACTCTACATGCTTGTGTAAAATATGAACTCGCAAATTCTGTTAATAAATTTAATTGGTTACAAAAACTAAAACTAAACTCTCTCGAAAAACTTGCCATATCAAAGTCTGATGAATTGGTTCTTGTTTCCAATTTACTTAAAAAGATTTTAATGAAATATTATGATTTATCGAAGAAAAACTTATCTATTATTTATCATGCAGTAGATAAAGATTTTTACCAAAATAAAATTGAAATGAATTTTACTAATCCACTGAAAATTATTTTTTATAATTCATCCCAGTATATCAATCGTGATTTATATATGGTTTATCGTACTCTACTTGAAGTGAATGATATCAATATTCAACTTTTTGTTATAGGAGATAATGATGAAAATGTTATTTCAAAGAATAATGTGGATGTAATTTATAAAAATTATATGTCTAAGAGTGACTTGATTAATTTTCTAAAAGATAAACAGATTTTAATAAAAGGATTTACTTTTGATTCATTTCCATTATTTGCTGCAGAATGTATGGCAATGGGCAAAATTGTAATACTAAATTATAATATAGGTGTAAGCGAATTAATTGAAAATTGTGTTAATGGTTTTATCTGCAACAATTATGATGAAA is a window from the Rosettibacter firmus genome containing:
- a CDS encoding glycosyltransferase encodes the protein MKKIILLGRYNESEILSGPEKIAKRIFHYLLLRNFNVIFCDFYFKDRKNTTLLNRLFGFEKLNENVFRTGIFKLLLLTISKDVKIIHVLTLERHQIILFLLKKLLRIHIITTLHACVKYELANSVNKFNWLQKLKLNSLEKLAISKSDELVLVSNLLKKILMKYYDLSKKNLSIIYHAVDKDFYQNKIEMNFTNPLKIIFYNSSQYINRDLYMVYRTLLEVNDINIQLFVIGDNDENVISKNNVDVIYKNYMSKSDLINFLKDKQILIKGFTFDSFPLFAAECMAMGKIVILNYNIGVSELIENCVNGFICNNYDEIIMTIKNLYNNKFLVNKVSENATKIYSILNWDNVIKHYTDLYERA
- a CDS encoding OPT family oligopeptide transporter, with amino-acid sequence MSEQKKFVPFVSSETNMAEFTVRALVIGLIMSVILGAANAYLGLKAGMTIAATYPAAVIGMALLKLMKGTILEENFARTVGSIGESIAAGAIFTIPAFYIAGIWLKFDTISNYLISTAIMFVGGVLGIMFVALLRRVMVEDVELPFPESVAASEIHKAGRAGGTGAKFLFTAMGVGAIIQTLGQLKFFATTWEKFVSFSKSIINLKSAGSATAQGGVLLSSPGVSPAYIGVGYIIGPKLASLNFSGGLLAWGLFVPIILYFLSPELIQQYQTNNQGMNPTEHDWITWSQMIWRYIVRPIAIGGMLVSAGYTLFRMRKSLAAGLQRSISDVKKAAAGEHTTERVDQDLSFKWIMIGVGFAAVMTFLIYNYFAQDLFAALVATLVMIIAGFFFAAVSGYLVGIIGSSNNPISGLTLSTLIVAALLMVALGMTGKQGVAAVLGVAAVVCVSAAVAGEMLQDLKVGHILGGTPWKMQVGDIIGVALASAVMFIPLMILHQGDVNAGKMAVPPYEGGFGSAKLAAPQAGLMALLSQGIVKGDMAWPLIIVGMVMGFGFILMQVRSPMLVSVGMYLPLETTFAIFIGGIIKGIVERISLKKKFNDAQKSRVENTGVLVAVGLIAGEALIGLVFAAFAFFEVQLISIFTYPSFLISLLVFVFIAWYLIQVPVKNAGKADEPAPPPVSM